One genomic window of Mus musculus strain C57BL/6J chromosome 4, GRCm38.p6 C57BL/6J includes the following:
- the Ppp3r2 gene encoding calcineurin subunit B type 2: protein MGNEASYQTELCNHFDQEEIRRLGKSFRKLDLDKSGSLSIEEFMRLPELQQNPLVGRVIDIFDTDGNGEVDFHEFIVGTSQFSVKGDEEQKLRFAFRIYDMDNDGFISNGELFQVLKMMVGNNLKDWQLQQLVDKSILVLDKDGDGRISFEEFSDVVKTMEIHKKLVVFVEHGQEDLKA from the exons ATGGGAAATGAGGCCAGCTACCAAACTGAGCTGTGCAACCACTTCGACCAGGAAGAGATAAGAAGGCTGGGTAAAAGCTTCAGGAAGCTGGACTTGGACAAATCGGGCTCCCTGAGCATAGAAGAGTTCATGAGGCTGCCTGAGCTGCAGCAGAATCCGCTGGTGGGCCGAGTGATCGACATCTTCGACACAGACGGCAACGGGGAAGTGGACTTCCACGAGTTCATCGTGGGCACCTCCCAGTTCAGCGTCAAGGGTGATGAAGAGCAGAAGCTAAGGTTCGCCTTCAGAATCTACGACATGGATAATGATGGCTTCATCTCCAATGGGGAGCTCTTCCAGGTGCTTAAGATGATGGTGGGAAACAACCTCAAGGACTGGCAGCTGCAGCAGCTGGTGGACAAGAGCATCTTGGTCCTGGATAAGGATGGCGATGGCCGGATATCCTTTGAAGAGTTCAGTGATGTGGTCAAGACCATGGAGATCCACAAGAAATTGGTCGTGTTTGT agaACACGGTCAAGAAGACTTAAAAGCTTAA